From a region of the uncultured Desulfatiglans sp. genome:
- a CDS encoding conserved hypothetical protein (Evidence 4 : Unknown function but conserved in other organisms): MRGNQKLKTLGPRLAFLVAELYEQQKTVFSNQDVETITGLSPKAARGLTIRLVERGLATRLKPGLFILVPAELGHGRDYLGDPYVVAAEIVGGSGYFISHASAMDIHQMVTQPQLVVYTTTTQSIRPRSILGTEFRFVRCKTNHFFGTMDHWASKTKKIKISDLERTVIDGLRQSEYCGGFSEVAKGFWMRRQDMDVKKLVEYALMLDIGAVYRRLGYLLELFETKEDQLELLRKKLTASYVLLDPMMPAEGKFIARWRLRLNVSPEEIAAIIRT, translated from the coding sequence ATGAGAGGTAATCAGAAATTAAAAACTCTTGGTCCTAGATTGGCCTTTCTCGTCGCTGAGTTATACGAGCAGCAAAAGACGGTCTTTTCCAACCAGGACGTGGAAACGATTACCGGCCTGAGCCCCAAAGCGGCCCGAGGACTAACGATCCGCCTCGTGGAAAGGGGCCTGGCGACCAGGCTTAAGCCGGGATTGTTCATCCTGGTGCCGGCCGAACTAGGCCATGGGCGGGATTATTTGGGCGATCCATATGTCGTTGCTGCGGAAATCGTCGGTGGTTCCGGTTACTTCATTTCCCATGCCTCGGCTATGGATATTCACCAAATGGTCACCCAGCCACAGCTCGTGGTGTATACGACAACAACTCAATCTATTCGCCCGCGATCCATACTCGGAACTGAATTCCGCTTCGTGCGCTGCAAAACGAACCATTTTTTCGGCACTATGGACCACTGGGCAAGCAAGACGAAAAAGATCAAGATCAGCGATCTTGAAAGAACCGTCATCGACGGGCTCAGGCAGTCTGAATACTGCGGCGGCTTCAGCGAAGTCGCCAAGGGGTTCTGGATGCGGCGGCAGGATATGGACGTGAAAAAGCTGGTTGAATACGCTTTGATGCTGGATATCGGAGCGGTTTATCGCCGCCTCGGATATCTGCTGGAATTGTTCGAGACAAAAGAAGACCAGCTGGAATTGCTGCGTAAAAAACTCACCGCCTCCTACGTCCTCCTTGACCCGATGATGCCGGCCGAGGGCAAATTCATCGCCCGCTGGAGACTTAGGCTCAATGTAAGCCCGGAAGAGATAGCAGCGATAATAAGGACCTGA
- a CDS encoding conserved hypothetical protein (Evidence 4 : Unknown function but conserved in other organisms), which translates to MIPQRNISLLSNRLAKAGGRRIPEGVLERDYCLAWFLVGLARSPLREALAFKGGTALKRCYMGDYRFSEDLDFTLVKATSLETILAELEMISSEVHRTSGIIIRYSREDRKSHQNSHTFYLAYEGPLPGMTVKEVKVDITIEERLVLPLKERPVLKGYEEYEDLPDDATILVYSLEEILTEKVVALADRARNEPRDLYDVWYLMEPENMDLSALIPEISAKLEFRGRGLEGMGEEFGKKEARLKKLWQMRLANQMAELPHFEEVYRAVQRSFRNAGLV; encoded by the coding sequence ATGATTCCCCAAAGAAATATTTCATTACTGTCAAATCGCCTCGCCAAGGCTGGCGGTCGTCGTATACCGGAAGGCGTGCTTGAGCGGGACTATTGCCTGGCCTGGTTCCTGGTCGGACTCGCCCGATCACCACTCCGAGAGGCTCTTGCCTTCAAGGGCGGTACCGCGTTGAAACGTTGCTATATGGGAGATTATCGTTTTTCCGAGGACCTCGATTTTACTTTAGTCAAGGCAACATCCCTGGAAACTATTCTTGCCGAACTGGAGATGATTTCCTCAGAGGTCCACAGGACTTCTGGCATCATTATTCGTTATTCTCGGGAGGATCGAAAATCACATCAGAACAGCCATACTTTTTATCTCGCCTATGAGGGACCATTACCTGGTATGACGGTCAAGGAAGTGAAGGTGGATATCACCATTGAGGAACGACTTGTGCTGCCCTTAAAGGAAAGGCCGGTCTTGAAAGGCTACGAGGAGTACGAAGACCTCCCGGATGACGCAACTATTCTGGTTTATTCCTTGGAAGAAATTCTAACGGAGAAAGTGGTCGCCCTGGCTGACCGGGCTCGAAACGAACCGCGCGATCTCTATGATGTCTGGTATCTTATGGAACCGGAGAACATGGACCTGTCAGCCCTTATCCCGGAGATTTCAGCCAAACTCGAATTTCGTGGCAGGGGATTGGAAGGGATGGGCGAAGAATTTGGCAAAAAAGAAGCGCGATTGAAAAAACTATGGCAGATGCGACTGGCAAACCAGATGGCCGAGTTGCCTCATTTCGAAGAAGTGTATCGCGCTGTACAGCGTTCCTTCCGTAATGCCGGTCTAGTGTAA
- a CDS encoding hypothetical protein (Evidence 5 : Unknown function) produces the protein MSLIHTCQLSGVNPLDYLTWLQKNTKALQTSPHTFMPWHYQDQNR, from the coding sequence ATGAGCCTCATCCACACCTGTCAACTTTCAGGCGTCAACCCGCTCGACTACCTCACATGGCTCCAGAAGAATACCAAAGCCCTGCAGACCTCCCCGCATACCTTCATGCCGTGGCATTACCAGGATCAAAACCGCTAA
- a CDS encoding hypothetical protein (Evidence 5 : Unknown function), whose protein sequence is MELAGLDRSRHLKIADIGCGTC, encoded by the coding sequence ATGGAACTGGCGGGACTCGACCGGTCGCGCCATTTGAAGATAGCGGATATCGGCTGCGGCACCTGTTAG